In Pseudoliparis swirei isolate HS2019 ecotype Mariana Trench chromosome 11, NWPU_hadal_v1, whole genome shotgun sequence, a genomic segment contains:
- the LOC130201276 gene encoding ergosterol biosynthetic protein 28 homolog, with the protein MSRFLNALRSWLLMVSLIAMGNTVQSFRDHSFLSEKLYTGTPEFVNGLQARTFGIWTMLSSIIRCSCAIDIQNKTLYHVTLWTFVLALGHFLSEAFIYKTAPLTIGVMAPLIVASFSIIGMLIGFQCVPESQQDVGARQKKRN; encoded by the exons atgagTCGCTTTCTGAACGCGCTGCGCAGCTGGTTGTTGATGGTGTCCCTCATCGCGATGGGGAACACCGTGCAGAGCTTCAGGGACCACAGTTTTCTGTCCGAGAAGCTCTACACAGGCACCCCGGAGTTTG TGAATGGTCTCCAAGCTCGGACATTTGGCATTTGGACGATGCTGTCGTCGATCATTCGCTGTTCCTGTGCCATTGACATCCAGAACAAAAC GCTGTATCACGTCACCTTATGGACATTTGTGCTGGCGTTgggccacttcctgtctgaagcCTTCATTTACAAAACTGCTCCCCTGACTATCGGGGTCATGGCACCTCTCATTGTGGCAA GTTTCTCCATCATAGGAATGCTGATTGGATTCCAGTGCGTCCCAGAATCACAACAGGATGTCGGAGCAAGACAAAAGAAGCGTAACTGA